In Deltaproteobacteria bacterium, a single genomic region encodes these proteins:
- the topA gene encoding type I DNA topoisomerase, which yields MAKNLVIVESPAKAKTIGKYLGRDYQVKASVGHIMDLPKNKLGVDVENGFSAEYHVIPGKSKIVEELRKAAKDKEHIYLASDPDREGEAIAWHIAEKIDKKGKKLHRLLLNEITKKAVQEAIRKPVALSRERYDAQIARRILDRLVGYQISPLLWKKVRRGLSAGRVQSVAVRVLTEREREIQAFVAEEYWSIIAALEGALPPAFEARLAKVGDKRLDNKTFRIGNEAEAKEILAQLEGAAWTVAKVEKRDRRRNPAPPFITSRLQQEASRKLGYSPARTMGIAQRLYMGIELGAEGAVGLITYMRTDSPRISPEMTNEARVHIGETYGPQYVPERPNVYRSAKSAQEAHEAIRPTSLEYAPDRVAPYLSREEFNLYTLIWNRFMASQMAPALFEQTSVDIAANRCTFRATGQVLRFDGFLRVYMEGKDDKTAEDDDDDEKQLPALTEGEVLRLLQLTPNQHFTQPPPRFTQATLIKELEEKGIGRPSTYASIMDTILGKEYVQEDEQRRLHPTHLGMLVNDLLVESFPDILNVEFTAGMEGVLDQIEDGQEDWRKAIERFYKPFSSDLERAEKEMRDVKGVGEATGITCDVCGAGEMMIKWGRNGEFLACSQYPECKSTGNFRRDEQGTIIPLEKEQVLTDETCEKCGKPMQIRFGRYGKFLGCSGYPECSNVRKMGKPAASMGVICPDCNEGDIQQKWSRRGKMFYSCSRYPKCTFALWDRPIAEPCPRCQAPFIVEKTTKRAGVTRRCLRVDCDYLESMETDETEAEVAPIAKAS from the coding sequence ATGGCAAAAAATTTGGTCATCGTCGAATCTCCGGCCAAGGCAAAAACCATCGGGAAATACCTTGGCCGTGATTATCAGGTCAAAGCCTCGGTTGGACACATCATGGATTTGCCGAAAAACAAACTCGGCGTGGATGTCGAGAATGGCTTCTCCGCCGAGTATCACGTCATTCCCGGCAAGTCGAAGATCGTTGAGGAGCTGCGCAAGGCGGCCAAAGATAAAGAGCACATCTATCTGGCGTCGGACCCAGACCGCGAGGGCGAAGCTATCGCGTGGCACATCGCCGAGAAAATCGACAAAAAAGGCAAGAAGCTGCATCGTCTACTGCTCAACGAGATCACCAAGAAAGCCGTACAAGAGGCCATCCGCAAGCCGGTGGCCCTGAGCCGCGAGCGCTACGATGCCCAAATCGCTCGTCGCATCCTCGACCGCCTGGTGGGCTATCAAATTAGTCCCTTGCTGTGGAAGAAAGTGCGACGCGGGCTGTCCGCCGGACGAGTACAGTCGGTTGCTGTGCGCGTGCTCACTGAGCGTGAACGTGAGATCCAAGCCTTCGTGGCGGAAGAGTACTGGTCGATTATCGCGGCGCTGGAAGGTGCGCTGCCCCCTGCCTTCGAGGCGCGTTTGGCGAAGGTTGGTGACAAGCGGCTGGACAACAAAACCTTTCGCATCGGCAACGAAGCGGAAGCCAAAGAGATCTTGGCGCAGCTCGAAGGGGCGGCGTGGACGGTGGCCAAAGTGGAGAAACGCGACCGGCGCCGCAATCCCGCTCCGCCGTTTATCACCTCGCGCCTGCAGCAAGAAGCGTCGCGCAAACTGGGCTATTCGCCGGCGCGCACCATGGGCATCGCCCAACGGCTTTACATGGGTATCGAACTAGGGGCTGAGGGTGCGGTCGGGTTGATTACCTACATGCGCACAGATTCTCCGCGCATCTCACCAGAGATGACAAACGAGGCGCGTGTCCACATCGGCGAAACCTATGGCCCGCAGTACGTGCCGGAGCGTCCGAACGTGTATCGCTCTGCCAAGAGTGCGCAAGAAGCGCACGAGGCCATTCGCCCGACGTCGTTGGAGTATGCGCCGGATCGCGTCGCGCCGTACCTGAGCCGAGAAGAGTTCAACCTCTACACGCTGATTTGGAACCGCTTCATGGCCAGCCAGATGGCACCGGCGCTGTTCGAGCAAACTAGCGTGGATATCGCGGCCAATCGGTGTACCTTTCGCGCCACCGGTCAGGTGCTGCGCTTCGACGGGTTCCTGCGTGTGTACATGGAAGGGAAGGACGACAAAACCGCTGAGGATGACGACGACGACGAGAAACAGCTCCCGGCACTGACTGAGGGCGAGGTGCTGCGGCTCTTGCAACTCACGCCCAATCAGCATTTTACGCAGCCACCGCCGCGCTTCACCCAGGCAACGTTGATTAAAGAACTGGAAGAGAAAGGGATCGGTCGTCCTTCGACCTATGCCTCGATCATGGACACCATTCTGGGGAAAGAATACGTCCAGGAGGACGAGCAGCGCCGCCTGCACCCCACGCATTTAGGCATGCTGGTGAACGATCTCCTGGTCGAATCGTTTCCGGACATTCTCAATGTCGAGTTCACTGCCGGCATGGAAGGCGTGCTCGACCAGATTGAGGATGGACAAGAGGACTGGCGGAAGGCGATCGAGCGCTTCTATAAACCGTTCTCCTCCGATTTGGAGCGCGCCGAGAAAGAGATGCGCGATGTTAAAGGCGTGGGAGAAGCGACCGGCATTACCTGCGATGTCTGTGGCGCAGGGGAAATGATGATCAAATGGGGCAGGAACGGCGAGTTCCTGGCCTGTTCCCAATACCCGGAATGCAAATCGACGGGCAATTTTCGCCGCGACGAACAAGGCACGATCATTCCACTAGAAAAAGAACAAGTGCTCACCGACGAAACGTGCGAAAAGTGCGGCAAACCGATGCAAATCCGCTTCGGTCGCTACGGAAAGTTTCTCGGCTGCTCGGGGTACCCGGAATGCAGTAACGTGCGCAAGATGGGCAAACCTGCCGCTTCGATGGGTGTCATCTGCCCCGACTGCAACGAAGGCGACATCCAACAAAAATGGTCGCGGCGAGGAAAAATGTTCTACAGTTGTAGCCGCTACCCAAAATGTACCTTTGCTTTGTGGGACCGCCCCATCGCCGAACCCTGCCCCCGTTGTCAGGCTCCGTTTATCGTGGAAAAGACCACCAAACGCGCCGGAGTCACGCGGCGTTGTTTGCGCGTGGACTGCGATTATCTCGAATCCATGGAGACCGACGAAACCGAGGCGGAAGTCGCGCCCATCGCCAAAGCAAGCTAA
- the trmFO gene encoding methylenetetrahydrofolate--tRNA-(uracil(54)-C(5))-methyltransferase (FADH(2)-oxidizing) TrmFO, which yields MQPVTVIGGGLAGSEAAWQLARHGIPVRLYEMRPLRATEAHRTEGFAELVCSNSLRSASLGAAVGLLKEEMRRLGSLVMMAADATSVPAGLALAVDRDSFSRYITDTLSTHPCIEVRREEVHTLPSGTTVVASGPLTSPTLSEQLRALFGSEYLYFYDAISPVIAADSIDRDIVFRASRYDHGDDYLNCPLTHDEYYHLVNEILTAEKMPEKDFERCIYFEGCLPVEEMARRGKDTLAYGPMKPVGLHDPRSGERPYAVVQLRQDDKAGSLWGMVGFQTKMTYPEQRRVFRMIPGLEHAEFVRLGSLHRNTFIDSPRLLQPTLQFRGREDLFFAGQMIGVEGYLESAAAGLLAGLNARRLTRSEPLLVAPATTALGSMLAYVTHDERRDFQPMNTNYGLFPPLAQRLRGRDKKAALAERALQDLVLWQHAYGLASVAVPETALSTVPPYST from the coding sequence ATGCAACCTGTCACAGTCATCGGCGGTGGCCTCGCCGGCAGCGAAGCCGCTTGGCAACTGGCGCGCCACGGTATTCCCGTGCGCCTCTACGAGATGCGTCCGCTCCGCGCCACCGAAGCCCATCGTACCGAAGGATTCGCTGAATTGGTGTGCTCCAATTCGCTGCGCAGTGCGTCGCTCGGTGCGGCCGTTGGCCTGCTGAAAGAAGAAATGCGTCGCTTGGGCTCGCTAGTCATGATGGCCGCAGATGCAACTAGTGTCCCTGCCGGGTTGGCGCTGGCCGTGGATCGCGATTCGTTCTCCCGCTACATCACTGACACCCTCAGCACTCATCCGTGCATTGAAGTGCGGCGAGAAGAAGTACACACCCTGCCCTCGGGGACGACTGTGGTGGCGAGTGGTCCCCTGACTTCGCCCACCCTGTCCGAACAATTACGCGCCTTGTTCGGTAGCGAGTATTTGTATTTTTACGACGCCATTTCTCCGGTCATCGCCGCCGACTCGATCGACCGCGACATCGTCTTCCGTGCCTCGCGGTACGACCATGGCGACGATTATCTGAACTGCCCGTTGACACACGACGAATACTACCACTTGGTGAACGAAATCCTCACCGCCGAGAAAATGCCCGAGAAAGATTTCGAGCGCTGCATCTATTTCGAGGGCTGCTTACCGGTGGAAGAAATGGCGCGTCGTGGCAAAGACACTTTGGCATATGGGCCGATGAAGCCAGTGGGGTTGCATGATCCCCGCTCGGGCGAGCGCCCGTATGCCGTGGTCCAACTCCGTCAAGACGACAAAGCCGGCTCGCTGTGGGGCATGGTCGGGTTTCAGACCAAAATGACCTACCCGGAACAACGGCGGGTGTTCCGCATGATTCCCGGATTAGAGCACGCCGAGTTCGTGCGTCTCGGGAGTTTACATCGCAATACCTTCATCGATTCCCCGCGTCTGCTCCAGCCGACGCTTCAGTTTCGTGGGCGAGAGGACCTTTTCTTTGCTGGTCAAATGATTGGGGTGGAAGGCTATCTGGAGTCTGCAGCTGCCGGACTGCTTGCCGGGCTGAATGCCAGGAGATTGACGAGAAGCGAGCCGTTACTCGTAGCTCCGGCCACTACGGCCCTGGGTTCGATGTTGGCGTATGTGACGCACGACGAACGCCGCGACTTTCAGCCCATGAACACCAATTATGGGTTGTTTCCTCCCCTTGCCCAGCGGTTGCGTGGGCGGGATAAGAAAGCCGCGCTGGCGGAACGCGCCTTGCAGGATTTGGTGCTGTGGCAACACGCTTACGGTCTTGCATCCGTAGCGGTGCCCGAGACTGCCCTCTCGACCGTTCCGCCCTACTCCACCTAA
- a CDS encoding rhomboid family intramembrane serine protease: MIPLRDANPSQSFPFVTVLLIVVNTVVFFHESELGSGLERFILAYGFVPAVYFHHSYVDPWNFPARFTPMVTSMFLHGGWMHLIGNMWTLWIFGDNVEDRLGRGRYLLYYLGCGLAACYIHYLTGPRSGIPVVGASGAIAGVMGGYFILFPRARIVTLVPIFIFLQIVTIPAVFFLAFWFLLQLLNGAVATAASFGGGVAWWAHVGGFITGALLILPKRREHYESNF, encoded by the coding sequence ATGATTCCTTTGCGTGACGCGAACCCGTCGCAATCGTTTCCTTTCGTCACCGTCTTGTTGATTGTGGTGAACACGGTCGTGTTTTTCCACGAAAGCGAGTTGGGCTCGGGACTCGAACGCTTTATCTTAGCCTACGGGTTCGTTCCCGCCGTCTATTTCCATCATTCCTATGTCGATCCCTGGAACTTTCCCGCCCGGTTCACGCCGATGGTCACGTCCATGTTTTTGCACGGCGGGTGGATGCATTTGATCGGCAATATGTGGACATTGTGGATCTTCGGCGACAACGTAGAAGATCGCCTCGGACGAGGTCGCTACTTGCTCTACTACCTGGGGTGCGGGCTGGCCGCGTGTTACATCCACTATTTGACAGGTCCTCGCTCCGGCATTCCGGTGGTCGGTGCCAGCGGCGCGATTGCCGGCGTCATGGGTGGGTACTTCATCTTGTTTCCGCGGGCGCGTATCGTCACGCTGGTGCCGATCTTCATTTTCCTCCAGATCGTTACCATTCCAGCGGTGTTCTTTTTAGCCTTCTGGTTCCTGCTTCAGTTACTGAACGGTGCTGTGGCCACGGCGGCAAGTTTCGGCGGCGGCGTGGCTTGGTGGGCGCACGTCGGTGGGTTTATTACCGGTGCGCTCTTGATCCTCCCCAAACGGCGAGAACACTATGAGAGTAATTTTTAG
- a CDS encoding PAS domain S-box protein translates to MLGATTLSHNTYAMRSFIRMLLIGADAEDQMRLVQSLQHELPDLQATLIAEERELTQALAQGELDFVIANDQLPWADGLTILHSVRSHAPHCPVILFTATGTIERAVEVTKAGADDYIPMTPEYETRLAVAARAALDKARQQHSPAPTLAHQQVIDYLQQQSALFLALAETSPISVFIFQGEYFRYMNAAGAALLGYRLDEFPTMPFWQVIHPDFRELAKERGIARQQGAAVPTQYELKILTKSGEERWVLYTGRMIEVEGKPAVLGTSFDITEHKQAEEKLRASEERYRNWFENANDAIVTLTLDGQVTSVNRGLEAMLGWPREELIGQHYRKFVPPTSVATGEEQTRRFLAGERTPSIFEAEQMRQDGSIVPVEVRTRAIRDKNGKPIGFQGVYRDISARKALERQRADFLAMLTHDIKNPLGVILGYSEMLLEMLQSQGRAEESALVEKLKSSAFTVHSLVNNHLDLSRIEAGAVALAKSPLDLGSLLMRVGRQYEAGARRRQLSFHFSLQDEPITVVGDGVALERVFANLVQNAVKFTPAAGQVTLSLTREKALAIATVADTGPGIAPEEIPSLFEKYQRAKASAAQEGVGLGLFIAKSLVEAHNGHIEVQSVLGHGTSFRVTLPALSQ, encoded by the coding sequence ATGCTTGGAGCCACAACGCTCAGCCATAATACGTACGCCATGCGCTCTTTTATACGAATGCTCTTGATCGGTGCCGACGCTGAGGACCAGATGCGGCTCGTGCAGAGCCTTCAGCACGAATTGCCTGACCTGCAGGCGACACTGATCGCCGAAGAGAGAGAATTGACGCAAGCCTTAGCGCAGGGAGAGCTTGACTTTGTCATCGCCAACGACCAACTCCCATGGGCGGATGGTCTGACGATTTTGCACTCGGTCAGGTCTCATGCTCCCCACTGTCCAGTCATCCTCTTCACTGCCACCGGTACAATCGAGCGAGCGGTCGAAGTCACGAAAGCAGGCGCGGACGATTACATTCCCATGACGCCTGAGTATGAAACGCGACTGGCGGTGGCAGCACGAGCCGCGCTGGACAAAGCCCGCCAGCAACACAGTCCCGCTCCCACGCTTGCTCACCAGCAAGTGATCGACTATCTCCAGCAGCAAAGTGCGCTCTTTCTCGCCCTCGCAGAAACCAGCCCCATCAGTGTGTTCATTTTCCAGGGTGAGTATTTTCGCTATATGAACGCAGCAGGTGCCGCCCTGTTAGGGTATCGTCTCGACGAGTTTCCCACGATGCCGTTTTGGCAAGTGATTCACCCCGATTTCCGCGAACTGGCGAAAGAGCGTGGCATAGCCCGCCAACAAGGAGCCGCCGTCCCAACCCAATACGAGCTGAAAATTCTCACCAAAAGCGGTGAAGAGCGGTGGGTGTTATACACCGGCAGAATGATCGAAGTCGAGGGAAAGCCCGCCGTACTGGGCACCTCCTTCGACATTACCGAACACAAGCAAGCCGAGGAGAAACTTCGCGCCAGCGAGGAGCGTTACCGCAACTGGTTCGAAAACGCCAACGACGCCATCGTCACTCTTACACTCGACGGACAAGTCACCTCGGTGAACCGCGGGCTGGAAGCCATGCTCGGCTGGCCACGGGAAGAGTTGATCGGGCAACACTATCGCAAGTTCGTACCACCGACTTCCGTGGCAACAGGAGAAGAGCAGACGCGGCGGTTCCTCGCCGGCGAACGGACCCCCTCGATTTTCGAGGCCGAACAGATGCGCCAGGACGGGAGCATCGTCCCGGTAGAGGTTCGTACACGTGCTATCCGCGACAAGAACGGCAAACCGATCGGCTTTCAGGGAGTGTACCGTGACATCTCCGCGCGCAAAGCGCTGGAACGTCAACGTGCGGACTTCTTGGCCATGCTTACGCATGACATCAAAAATCCGCTCGGAGTTATTCTCGGCTATAGCGAGATGCTGCTCGAGATGTTGCAAAGCCAAGGCCGAGCGGAAGAAAGTGCGCTCGTCGAAAAACTCAAAAGCAGTGCGTTCACTGTCCATTCGCTGGTCAATAATCACTTAGACCTGTCCCGGATCGAAGCCGGGGCGGTGGCTCTGGCCAAAAGCCCATTAGATCTCGGCAGCCTGCTGATGCGGGTGGGGAGACAGTACGAAGCCGGAGCCCGCCGCCGCCAACTCTCCTTTCACTTCAGCCTCCAGGACGAGCCCATCACCGTTGTGGGAGACGGCGTGGCCCTGGAACGCGTCTTCGCCAACCTGGTGCAGAATGCCGTGAAATTTACCCCAGCGGCGGGACAAGTGACGCTGAGCTTGACACGGGAAAAAGCGCTCGCGATCGCCACCGTGGCGGACACCGGCCCAGGGATTGCGCCGGAGGAAATCCCAAGTTTGTTCGAGAAGTATCAGCGCGCCAAGGCCAGCGCGGCCCAGGAAGGAGTTGGGCTGGGGCTCTTTATCGCCAAGAGTCTCGTCGAAGCCCATAACGGCCACATCGAGGTCCAGAGTGTGCTCGGGCACGGAACGAGTTTCCGTGTCACCCTTCCAGCCCTTTCCCAGTGA
- a CDS encoding aminotransferase class V-fold PLP-dependent enzyme — translation MFDVEAIRADFPGTAQQVYLNTAGVGLPPRIALEAVQRAALLLGCGPAEMGYTAYYRALGEPSVQAKAEAARLLHATPQEIAFIDDTTMGLNIALAAIPFSPGDNIVLCDLEYPQVAISAAHPQHRAGVQVRVARHRDGIVSVDDYARLIDARTKAVLVSSVQWINGLRMDLAAFSQLAKEHGCFLVVDAIQHLGAMPLDLSTVQVDFLAAGAQKWLNAPFGTGLLYVRRGLHAQVDPGLAHGLFAFAEPAEGWVKYLGNPALTPFVSLPLAPDARRFEIHGMPKTIGTAGLAASLAYVNDLDAGAVERHILELGDFLIDQLKRRGIKVWTPAPHRLRSGIITCAPFPDAERVHQLTQELEKRRIYPTVRYCSGVGGLRVSIHYYTSRSDLEALLAGIDEARESLN, via the coding sequence ATGTTCGATGTAGAGGCGATACGAGCCGATTTCCCAGGCACCGCGCAGCAAGTCTATTTGAACACTGCTGGCGTTGGGTTGCCGCCGCGCATCGCACTCGAAGCCGTGCAGCGGGCGGCGCTGTTATTGGGGTGTGGTCCGGCGGAGATGGGCTATACAGCCTACTATCGCGCGCTCGGCGAACCCTCCGTGCAGGCCAAAGCCGAGGCGGCGCGGTTGCTGCACGCCACCCCGCAAGAGATCGCTTTCATCGACGACACCACGATGGGGTTGAACATCGCCTTGGCGGCCATCCCTTTCTCTCCTGGCGATAATATCGTGCTCTGTGACCTCGAATATCCGCAGGTTGCAATCAGCGCCGCACACCCACAACACCGGGCCGGAGTGCAAGTGCGGGTGGCACGGCATCGCGATGGCATTGTGAGCGTCGATGACTACGCACGATTGATCGACGCACGCACCAAAGCCGTGCTGGTCAGTTCCGTGCAGTGGATCAATGGCCTGCGCATGGACCTCGCCGCCTTCTCGCAGTTAGCGAAAGAGCATGGCTGCTTCCTCGTAGTTGACGCGATTCAACACCTCGGAGCCATGCCCCTCGATCTTTCGACTGTGCAAGTCGATTTCCTTGCTGCTGGCGCGCAAAAATGGCTGAACGCGCCGTTCGGCACCGGACTGCTGTATGTCCGGCGCGGCCTCCATGCGCAGGTCGATCCAGGATTGGCTCACGGGCTCTTCGCTTTTGCCGAGCCTGCCGAAGGATGGGTCAAATATCTCGGCAACCCAGCATTGACGCCTTTCGTTTCGCTACCGCTGGCACCAGATGCGCGCCGGTTCGAGATTCATGGCATGCCCAAGACGATCGGGACCGCCGGTCTCGCGGCGTCGTTAGCCTATGTGAATGACCTCGACGCCGGTGCCGTCGAGCGGCATATTCTGGAGCTGGGCGATTTTCTTATTGACCAACTGAAGCGGCGGGGGATCAAGGTCTGGACGCCGGCGCCGCATCGGCTGCGATCCGGAATTATCACCTGCGCGCCGTTTCCCGACGCGGAACGTGTGCATCAATTGACGCAAGAGTTGGAGAAACGACGCATCTATCCGACCGTGCGCTACTGTTCTGGTGTGGGCGGCCTGCGCGTGTCGATTCACTACTATACCAGCCGCAGCGACTTGGAAGCGCTGTTGGCGGGCATAGATGAAGCCAGGGAAAGCCTGAATTGA
- a CDS encoding HAD-IA family hydrolase, which yields MTLHPIKAIFFDAAGTLFTVNGSVGDIYARLARDHGKDVAVADLELGFRRCFATAPPMAFPSASPERIPILEKQWWKTLVHDVFAPLGAFPRFGEYFDALFAFFAQAEAWRLYPETRATLETLTSRGFIVGVISNFDSRLFNILDGFGITRFFDPIVISTRAGAAKPEREIFTQALARAGVEAREALHIGDSYDADIIGARHAGLTPVLVERSGKPPKHEGQLTVSNLAELLPMLRP from the coding sequence ATGACTCTTCACCCTATCAAAGCCATCTTCTTCGACGCTGCCGGGACGCTCTTTACCGTCAACGGCTCTGTCGGCGATATCTACGCGCGGCTTGCTCGCGACCATGGAAAAGACGTTGCCGTTGCCGACTTGGAACTCGGCTTTCGCCGCTGCTTTGCCACCGCTCCACCGATGGCGTTTCCCAGCGCTTCTCCAGAGCGAATCCCCATCCTGGAAAAGCAGTGGTGGAAGACGCTGGTACACGACGTATTTGCTCCCCTCGGAGCGTTTCCACGCTTCGGCGAGTATTTCGACGCGCTGTTCGCCTTCTTCGCCCAGGCCGAGGCGTGGCGGCTCTATCCAGAAACCCGCGCGACGTTGGAAACGCTGACGAGTCGAGGATTCATCGTCGGCGTCATCTCGAATTTTGATTCACGGTTGTTCAACATCCTCGACGGCTTCGGCATCACGCGGTTCTTCGATCCCATAGTCATCTCGACCCGGGCTGGGGCGGCGAAACCCGAACGCGAGATTTTTACCCAAGCGCTTGCTCGCGCAGGCGTAGAGGCAAGAGAAGCGCTCCACATCGGCGACAGCTATGACGCCGATATCATCGGAGCGCGGCATGCGGGGCTGACACCGGTGTTGGTGGAGCGGAGCGGGAAGCCGCCGAAACACGAGGGCCAGCTTACCGTCTCCAATCTTGCGGAGCTGCTGCCAATGTTGAGGCCATGA
- a CDS encoding CoA transferase: MPGPLAGVKVVEVAQEIQGPYAGLFLADMGADVIKVEMRDIGDLSRYMLVKLIAGPNAKNADFSHYFLAMNRGKRSLTLDLKKPEAQTIMYRLLDQADVLLSNYRPGVLDRLGFGYEELAKRNPRLIYAMGSSWGPQGPWVKRPSRDTLAQAAGGIMAKNGMPDDRPLPCGALVADHSGAMMLMAGILAALYAREKTGKGQKVDACIYGTVIAMQPMEINFTSVSGGVETRRAGRGHQFLQGVWGSFKTKDGWICLAGVDDKRWPNFCRVMGIEHVLSDPECSDNVIRNFRGAKIEKVLDDVFPTKTTAEWMDLLNSVDILATPVQEYRDILNNEQALANGYITEMDHPQIGKVRVVGNPITLSDTPLNMTTPPPELGQHSEEILLEAGFSWEDIAAFQEKEVV, from the coding sequence ATGCCCGGACCACTTGCTGGAGTAAAAGTCGTCGAAGTCGCACAAGAAATTCAGGGGCCGTACGCCGGCCTGTTTCTCGCCGACATGGGCGCCGATGTTATTAAGGTGGAGATGCGCGACATCGGCGATTTGAGCCGCTACATGCTGGTGAAGCTGATTGCCGGCCCGAATGCGAAAAACGCCGACTTCAGCCACTACTTCCTGGCGATGAATCGCGGCAAGCGAAGCCTGACGCTCGACCTCAAGAAACCCGAAGCGCAAACAATCATGTATCGCTTGCTTGACCAAGCCGACGTGCTGCTGAGCAACTATCGCCCCGGCGTGTTGGACCGGCTCGGATTCGGTTATGAAGAACTTGCGAAGCGCAATCCACGTTTAATTTACGCCATGGGCTCGTCGTGGGGACCGCAAGGACCGTGGGTGAAGCGCCCGAGCCGCGATACCTTGGCTCAGGCTGCAGGCGGCATCATGGCCAAGAATGGCATGCCGGATGATCGCCCCTTGCCGTGCGGTGCGCTGGTCGCTGACCATTCCGGTGCCATGATGCTCATGGCCGGTATTTTGGCGGCGCTCTATGCCCGAGAAAAAACCGGCAAAGGACAAAAGGTTGACGCTTGCATCTACGGGACCGTCATTGCCATGCAGCCCATGGAGATCAACTTCACCTCCGTCAGTGGCGGCGTAGAGACCCGACGCGCCGGTCGCGGACATCAGTTTCTCCAAGGCGTGTGGGGATCGTTCAAAACTAAAGATGGCTGGATCTGCCTCGCCGGTGTCGATGACAAGCGTTGGCCCAACTTCTGCCGCGTGATGGGCATCGAACACGTCTTGAGCGACCCGGAGTGTAGCGACAACGTGATCCGCAATTTTCGCGGCGCGAAAATCGAGAAAGTGCTGGATGACGTGTTTCCGACCAAGACCACGGCGGAGTGGATGGATCTCTTAAACAGCGTCGATATCCTCGCCACGCCGGTGCAGGAGTACCGGGATATTCTCAACAACGAACAAGCATTAGCGAACGGCTACATCACCGAGATGGATCATCCCCAAATCGGCAAAGTGCGAGTCGTGGGCAATCCGATTACCTTGAGCGATACTCCGCTGAATATGACGACCCCACCGCCGGAATTGGGGCAGCATAGCGAAGAGATTCTGCTTGAGGCCGGCTTCTCCTGGGAAGACATCGCCGCGTTTCAGGAGAAGGAAGTGGTGTAA